From one Peredibacter starrii genomic stretch:
- a CDS encoding undecaprenyl-diphosphate phosphatase, whose amino-acid sequence MNYITSLILGIVEGLTEFLPVSSTGHLILASNALGVPNDDFLKVFEIVIQTGAILAVIYIYWKDLLKDHAYILKIGVAFIPTAILGLLLHGIVKKYLFTPVVVCSSLFIGGIVLLFLENLTAKIQPKKLTFFHYFLIGTGQCLAFIPGVSRSASSILAARLLGASREEAVKFSFLLAIPTILSASAYSLLKVKTQMVQAEYIYLLLGLLTSFVFGFLSVKFFLRILNHKTFIVCGIYRMIMAVVYYLVFINV is encoded by the coding sequence ATGAATTACATTACCTCGCTCATTCTAGGGATTGTTGAAGGACTCACTGAGTTTCTCCCTGTGTCATCGACTGGACATTTGATCCTTGCGTCAAATGCTTTGGGAGTACCTAATGATGACTTCTTAAAAGTTTTTGAAATCGTTATTCAAACCGGTGCGATTCTCGCGGTGATTTATATTTATTGGAAAGATCTCTTAAAAGATCACGCTTACATTTTAAAAATCGGTGTGGCCTTCATTCCAACTGCGATCCTGGGACTTCTTCTTCACGGTATTGTGAAAAAGTATCTCTTCACTCCAGTGGTGGTTTGTTCGTCGCTTTTCATTGGCGGTATTGTTCTTCTCTTTTTAGAAAATCTCACGGCAAAGATCCAGCCTAAGAAACTTACGTTCTTCCATTATTTTCTAATCGGTACAGGTCAGTGTCTGGCCTTCATTCCGGGGGTCTCCCGATCTGCTTCTTCGATTCTTGCAGCGAGACTGCTGGGAGCGAGCCGTGAAGAAGCAGTGAAGTTTTCTTTCTTACTCGCAATTCCAACGATTCTTTCAGCTTCGGCCTATTCACTTCTTAAAGTGAAAACGCAAATGGTTCAGGCAGAATATATCTACTTACTTCTGGGTCTACTCACTTCATTTGTGTTCGGCTTTTTAAGTGTGAAGTTTTTCCTTAGAATCCTTAATCACAAGACCTTCATCGTATGCGGTATCTATCGCATGATCATGGCCGTGGTTTATTACTTAGTTTTCATTAACGTATGA
- a CDS encoding DsbA family protein — protein sequence MKNKIMIVLIALMSLAIVFMVGTKLYKGQEQERLSFMAKSDFSTFVRDYSPRLGRADAKVYVVEFLDPECESCREFYSSVKMLLQEYEGKIQLVVRYAPFHGNSIFIIKILEAARKQNRYWETLETLFRYQPEWGNHHHPRPELVWNYLPEAGVNVEQIKKDMEDPAIQSMIEQEIADGRALNVQATPTFFVNGRPLERFGYEGLKDLVESTIRAEGEN from the coding sequence ATGAAAAATAAAATCATGATCGTTCTTATTGCTCTTATGTCTCTGGCCATCGTGTTTATGGTTGGAACAAAACTTTATAAAGGTCAGGAGCAAGAGCGCTTGAGTTTCATGGCGAAGTCAGATTTCTCTACATTTGTAAGAGATTATTCACCACGCTTGGGTCGAGCTGACGCCAAAGTTTACGTTGTGGAGTTTCTTGATCCTGAATGCGAAAGCTGTCGGGAGTTTTATTCTTCTGTAAAAATGCTTTTACAAGAGTACGAAGGTAAAATTCAGTTAGTTGTTCGTTATGCTCCTTTTCATGGCAACTCAATCTTTATCATTAAGATTCTAGAGGCCGCTCGTAAGCAGAATCGTTACTGGGAAACCCTTGAAACTCTGTTCCGTTATCAGCCTGAGTGGGGGAATCACCACCACCCACGTCCAGAGCTCGTTTGGAACTACCTCCCTGAAGCCGGTGTGAACGTAGAGCAGATTAAGAAAGATATGGAAGATCCTGCCATTCAATCAATGATTGAACAGGAAATCGCTGATGGTAGGGCCCTGAATGTACAGGCGACACCAACATTTTTTGTTAACGGCAGACCGCTTGAGCGCTTTGGCTACGAAGGCCTAAAAGATCTCGTGGAATCAACGATTCGTGCAGAAGGCGAAAATTAA
- a CDS encoding endonuclease/exonuclease/phosphatase family protein — translation MKTLIALLALSFTLAAQAKTSFSVMNYNAENFFDTKHDAGTEDYTYISLQEKRKIPGHTELCQQQRSNFAIKECLNLDWNEARFMKKVENVSRVVRSYDNTGAGPDILILQEVENLNVLNALAAKGLRNLGYTYQVLIEGDDARGIDVGIMSKYPVIRAQHHSIFVNGQKLDTRGITEVAINVEGRTVIVFGNHWPSQSNPAEDRIAAAQLLTNLAASRNADLIIATGDFNTVETDRPYPFNYLNGFINAETEARKVNRNLNPGTHFYKGSWTSLDRMWIHQSSRLAPNFGTFQIMVRDFLMKREGQAMVPMRFNHESATGFSDHLGIGMDFKL, via the coding sequence TTGAAAACTCTAATCGCTCTTCTCGCTCTTAGCTTCACACTAGCAGCGCAAGCCAAAACTTCGTTCTCAGTGATGAACTACAATGCTGAGAACTTCTTCGATACCAAGCACGATGCTGGCACTGAAGACTACACGTACATCTCACTTCAGGAAAAAAGAAAAATCCCTGGGCATACAGAACTTTGCCAGCAACAGCGTTCTAATTTTGCAATCAAAGAATGTTTAAACCTTGACTGGAACGAAGCTCGTTTCATGAAAAAGGTTGAAAACGTCTCTCGTGTTGTTCGCTCATATGATAACACAGGTGCAGGTCCTGACATTCTAATTCTTCAAGAAGTTGAAAACTTAAATGTGCTAAATGCTCTTGCTGCAAAGGGCCTTCGTAATCTTGGATACACTTACCAAGTTTTGATCGAAGGCGATGATGCTCGCGGAATCGACGTTGGTATTATGTCGAAGTACCCGGTTATCAGAGCTCAGCACCACTCTATTTTTGTTAACGGCCAAAAACTTGATACTCGCGGTATCACAGAAGTGGCGATCAACGTTGAAGGCCGCACTGTTATCGTTTTCGGTAACCACTGGCCTTCTCAAAGCAATCCGGCAGAAGATCGTATCGCTGCAGCTCAACTACTTACAAATCTTGCAGCTTCAAGAAATGCAGATCTGATCATCGCTACTGGTGACTTCAACACAGTTGAAACAGATCGCCCTTACCCATTCAATTACCTGAATGGATTTATCAATGCAGAAACAGAGGCCCGTAAGGTTAACCGTAATCTTAATCCTGGTACTCACTTCTACAAAGGCAGTTGGACTTCTCTGGACAGAATGTGGATTCATCAAAGTTCTCGTCTCGCTCCAAACTTCGGCACTTTCCAAATCATGGTTCGTGACTTCCTCATGAAACGTGAAGGTCAGGCGATGGTTCCAATGCGTTTTAATCACGAATCGGCCACTGGCTTTTCTGACCATCTTGGTATCGGAATGGATTTCAAATTATAA
- a CDS encoding J domain-containing protein, with the protein MDPVQYYTTTLINAATKLGPILAFLIGGYFIFFKLPFLFLLRNMNITKKEFDNQPPSDLLPKDYSVKNYEDFQRRMKLLKTPEPKKEEPKKKEQPKQERPKQESTKQERPKQEQKRPEAPPKRPAPSKTPEEILNLKPGFTKAELKKNYYDLLRQNHPDKVASMGADFKKLADQNTKEINQAYEKLKNKAA; encoded by the coding sequence ATGGATCCCGTCCAATATTACACAACCACCCTGATTAATGCTGCCACCAAACTGGGGCCTATTTTGGCGTTCCTCATTGGTGGGTATTTCATCTTTTTTAAACTGCCTTTCCTGTTCCTACTGAGAAATATGAATATCACGAAGAAGGAGTTTGATAATCAACCTCCATCAGATCTTCTGCCAAAAGATTATTCAGTAAAAAACTATGAGGACTTCCAGCGCCGGATGAAGCTTTTGAAAACTCCGGAACCGAAGAAGGAAGAGCCAAAAAAGAAAGAGCAGCCTAAGCAAGAGCGCCCTAAACAAGAGAGTACAAAGCAAGAACGTCCTAAGCAGGAGCAGAAGCGCCCTGAAGCTCCTCCAAAGAGACCTGCACCTTCAAAAACTCCGGAAGAAATTCTGAATTTGAAACCGGGTTTTACCAAAGCTGAGTTAAAAAAGAACTATTACGATCTTCTTCGTCAGAATCATCCGGATAAAGTCGCCAGTATGGGAGCGGATTTTAAAAAGCTCGCCGATCAAAACACGAAAGAAATTAATCAGGCCTACGAAAAGTTAAAAAATAAGGCCGCTTAA
- a CDS encoding GNAT family N-acetyltransferase, producing the protein MEIKTSRLLIRPWKDEDVKHYLAMSVDVGYNCFTPPGVYLVKDEGEALTKVRLRIKNFTDSGIGKFPIFLKETGEFIGTCGADKFDLDGKQEYELGYRFMLNHWNKGYATESANALLDYLLKDLKLPQVHAFAVYQNPASLKVIEKVGFTYLRDFMWSNLVHRLYIKSCS; encoded by the coding sequence ATGGAGATTAAAACTTCGCGGCTCCTCATTCGCCCCTGGAAAGATGAGGACGTTAAGCACTATCTCGCAATGTCTGTGGACGTGGGCTACAACTGCTTTACACCACCGGGAGTCTATCTCGTTAAAGACGAAGGTGAGGCCCTGACAAAAGTCCGCCTACGCATAAAAAACTTCACCGATTCCGGAATAGGGAAGTTTCCTATCTTCTTAAAAGAGACAGGAGAATTCATCGGAACCTGCGGTGCCGACAAATTTGATCTTGATGGAAAACAAGAATACGAACTTGGTTATCGCTTTATGCTAAATCATTGGAACAAGGGTTATGCCACGGAATCCGCAAACGCTCTCCTTGATTACCTATTAAAAGATTTAAAACTTCCACAAGTTCATGCTTTTGCTGTTTATCAAAATCCAGCGTCTCTTAAAGTCATTGAGAAAGTTGGCTTTACCTATCTAAGAGACTTCATGTGGTCTAACCTAGTTCACAGGCTTTACATTAAGTCTTGTTCTTAG
- a CDS encoding disulfide oxidoreductase, which translates to MMGWTILFLSWFMSAVATLGSLFFSEVMKFPPCVLCWYQRICMYPLVLVLFMGLFPYEKKVARFALPLAIVGWFIALYHNLLYYHILPESAAPCVQGISCTTVQIQWFGFVTIPFMSFVAFSFIVVSLLLLKRISHEK; encoded by the coding sequence ATGATGGGCTGGACGATACTTTTTCTTTCTTGGTTTATGTCGGCGGTGGCCACACTGGGAAGTTTATTCTTCAGTGAGGTCATGAAGTTCCCGCCTTGTGTGCTTTGCTGGTACCAACGCATCTGTATGTATCCCTTGGTGCTGGTTCTTTTTATGGGGCTATTTCCTTATGAGAAGAAGGTCGCAAGATTTGCACTTCCGCTGGCGATAGTGGGCTGGTTCATTGCTCTTTATCACAACCTTCTTTACTATCATATTCTTCCAGAGAGCGCGGCCCCTTGTGTTCAAGGTATCTCGTGCACAACCGTTCAGATTCAATGGTTTGGTTTTGTGACCATTCCATTTATGTCGTTTGTGGCGTTCTCGTTTATTGTTGTTTCACTACTTTTATTGAAGAGGATCTCCCATGAAAAATAA
- a CDS encoding HNH endonuclease, protein MRLNHVANKILLGDTKKLTGTERAVTVKLLHHLKEIERRKLYSDLKYSSLFSYCVKELGYSEGAAQRRIVAARALAEMPEIEKKIEEGKLNLTNISLVNQFIDDPIQKREVFKEVENLTKKECEQKLFEITGKEITPDKNKRISKNKIQVAVVLSDETMELVDQLKNLLGKEMEMDQLVQFMAKKAIESIEKTKFRQTKPRQSLSPAVRRHGVKVGRAIPASVKRTVYARDKKCTNCGSTHNLNYDHIIPYSMGGPASVENIRLLCRECNQRGRIRAGLKAPRPKVIII, encoded by the coding sequence ATGAGACTAAATCATGTTGCAAATAAAATTTTACTTGGTGATACAAAAAAGCTCACGGGGACCGAAAGGGCAGTGACGGTAAAACTGCTTCATCATCTCAAAGAGATAGAGAGAAGAAAGCTTTACAGCGACTTAAAGTACTCCTCATTATTCTCCTATTGTGTAAAAGAGCTTGGGTATTCTGAGGGAGCCGCCCAGAGACGAATTGTTGCCGCTCGAGCACTGGCCGAGATGCCAGAAATTGAGAAGAAAATCGAAGAGGGGAAATTAAATCTCACAAATATTTCATTAGTGAATCAATTTATAGATGATCCCATTCAAAAGCGCGAGGTCTTCAAGGAGGTTGAAAATTTAACTAAGAAAGAATGTGAGCAAAAACTTTTTGAGATCACCGGTAAAGAAATCACACCGGATAAAAATAAACGAATTTCAAAAAATAAGATTCAAGTGGCCGTGGTGCTATCTGATGAAACGATGGAGTTAGTTGATCAACTCAAAAACCTGCTTGGTAAAGAGATGGAGATGGATCAATTGGTTCAGTTCATGGCAAAGAAGGCCATTGAATCAATTGAAAAAACGAAGTTCAGACAAACAAAGCCGCGCCAATCACTTTCGCCAGCGGTCCGCAGGCACGGAGTGAAAGTAGGAAGAGCAATTCCAGCGTCAGTAAAACGCACAGTCTATGCACGAGATAAAAAATGCACTAATTGTGGATCAACTCATAACTTAAACTATGACCACATCATTCCATATTCAATGGGTGGGCCAGCTTCAGTCGAGAATATAAGACTTTTATGTAGGGAGTGTAATCAGAGAGGCAGAATAAGAGCGGGGCTAAAGGCGCCCCGCCCGAAAGTGATTATAATTTGA